The region CCCCCTTCGGATCCTGGTCCCTCTTGCGAGAGACAGCCTGCTAGCGATACGGCTGTTCCGGCGCCGGCCACTTTGAGGAACCGTCGCCGAGTTGATCTGCTCGCTGCTGTCGGATTTGCGCGGTGGTTTCTGTCGGACATGCTTATCGGACCACGGGCCCCGTTATGCGTTAATCGATACCACGTCCCGGAGCCACACGTACATGATCAAAGACGACAATTATAAAGATACCCCTTCTTTTCATCCTGAGAGGCAGAGATATTAGTGCTAGCGCTGGAATCGGATGTCTCTGCACCGTCAGCCAGCGACGGTCTCAGTGTGGCTGAAGAGTGAGACGACAAGCCGATCTACCCCAACGGAGCGATTCACCAGCCAACGGAACCGAATGCGGGTAAATCCTTTATGGATAGAGAACGAGAGAGTAGCTATGACTGTCATTGCAGCAGTCGATCGATCCGATGCGGCACCCCATGTGGTCTCTCGGGCGCGTGAGCTAGGCGACGCGTTCGGCGAACGGATCCAAGTCGTTCACGTGCTCACGCGAGACGAGTTCGTCTCCCTCGAGCGAACGAACGTGAGCCAGACAGGCGAAACGATTCCGACGCAGGACGTAATACAGATCGCGGAAGACATCGCGGCTGAAGCCATCGACGAGGCGGACGTCGACGCGACGCCCGTAGGCCTCATGGGGAATCCCGCGGACGAGATCGTCAGCTACGCCGAGGACAAAGGAGCAAGGTACATCGTCGTCGCGGGCCGAAACCGATCGCCAGTCGGCAAGGCGCTGTTCGGCAGCGTCGCGCAGTCAATTCTGCTGAACGCGTCTATTCCCGTCGTCTCGATCCGCGGCGAGTAATCGAGCTACCGGGCGAGCCCTTCGGATCGAGAGTCGACAAAGTCTCGATCGAACGGACCGAACCTCGGTTCGCAGCGGTCGGACCGAACCGACCGAAGATCGTTCGCGGTCATCAATTGGTATCACACCACAATCTTTTTAGCCGCATTTCGAGCTATATGAGGTGAAGTATGGTCAGTTACAGTGCCTACGAGAGTATTACTCTCGAGATCGACGACGGGATCGCCAAGATCGAATTTCATCGACCGGAAGTCTACAATGCCCTCAACAACGAGGTCATGCTTGATCTGCAACGTGCCTTCGACGAGATCCAGTTAAATCGCGACATCGATGCGGTCGTCATCACGGGGGAAGGTGAGGACGCGTTTTCCGCCGGTGCAGATATCTCGCAGTACGCTGGTCCAGCGGAGGAGCACGATCCCCTCCAGCGGGACCGACAGGAGTTGTTCTACGAGATGTACCAGAAGCCCTACGAGTGCCACGCGCCGGTCATTGCAAAAATCAACGGATACTGCGTCGGCGGCGGACTCATCTTCGCGATGTACTGCGACATCCGCGTCGCGGTGGAGGACGCGAAGTTCGGCGTTCCGACCGCCAACATCGGACAGATCCCAACCGGGGGTTCGACGTGGCGAGCCATCGAACTCGTCGGCGAAGCGAAAGCGAAGGAACTCGTATACACCGCGGGAATGATCGACGCGGCCGAAGCGGAACGTATCGGGCTGATCAATCACGCCGTTCCTAGATCGGAACTCGAGGAAACCGTCAACGAGATCGTTTCTGGGATCCAGAATACCGGCCGAAAAGCCGTGAAAAACTCGAAGCGGGCGCTCAATATCGCGTCCCGGGCCAAGAGCCTTGAGGAGGCACGGGAGCGCGAAGCGGAAATCTGGTGGGAACAGTTCGCAACCGACGAGCGGCGCGAGCTCGTCGATGAGTTCAACGAGGGGGAGGCCGATGACTGACGGACCCCTCTCCGGCGTTTCGGTCGTCGAGATGACCGGTCACCGGGCAGGACCGTTTTGCGGCGCACTCCTCGCCGACATGGGGGCCGACATCGTGAAAATCGAACGTCCCAGCGTCGGCGATCCAGCGCGGTCGCAGGGGATCGGGCCCGACGGGAAGTCCGGGTACTTCATGGCGAACAACCGCAACAAGCGCTCCGTGACGCTCGATCTGAAGTCGGACGCGGGGAGAGAAGCGGCCCTCGAACTCCTCGCGGAGTCGGATGTCTTCATCGAGAACTTCGGGTACGGCGTCACGGATAAACTCGGCATCGGCTACGACGACGTTCGCGAGCGAAACCCCGAAATCGTCTACGCGAGCATTAAAGGGTACGGCGAGACCGGCCCAATGAAGGAGAAGCCGGGACTCGATCTCATCCTGCAGGCTGAAGGCGGGATCATGAGCGTCACCGGCCCGGAGGACGGCGAGCCGGTGAAGGTCGGCCAGGCGATCGGCGACCTGACGACGGGTATGTTCGCCGCGATAGGCGTCCTCGCGAGGCTGTACGAGCGGGATCGAACCGACACTGATGAGTTTACCGGGAAGTTCGACGTTGGACTGTTCGATTCCATTGTGACGCTAATGAACGAGTATCTCACCGAATACTCGATGGACGGATCCGTCCCCGGGCCGCAGGGCGTCACCCATCAGACCCTCGTCCCTTACCAGCGGTTCGACACGGCCGACGGGGCAATCGTCACCGGCGTCCCCAGCGACGATCGGTGGGATGACTTCGTCGACCTCCTCGGTCGGGAGGAACTCCGCGAGTATCAAACGAACGACGAACGGCGCGAACACTCCGACACGGTCGTCGACATCATCCAATCGGAACTCGAGTCGGAGTCGACCGAGTTCTGGCTCGAGCGCCTGACAGAGTACGGGTTCCCGTGTGGGCCGATCAACGACGTCTCGGACGTCGTCGAGTACAATCAAACGCGGGCTCGCAACCTCGTCGTCGAACATGAGGATCCAGACTGGGGCGACTGCCTGCTACCGGGACACCCGATCAACTTCCCTGAGTACAAGGCAGCCAATTTTGAGCCGGCGCCGCGGCTCGGCGAGCATACTGACGACGTCTTCGAGGAAGTCGCGGACGACCAGACGACGCTGGACCGGTGGACTGAAAACGGAGCGTTCGGTGACTGAGTCGTCAGTTGCAATCCGGCTGGCTCTCGCGATACTCGATTTACTACTGGTACTCTAGGTCGGGTCGGGAGAGTTCGGTCTCCTTCGAGGTGATGATCTCGAGCAGCGCCGGCGTTCCCTCCTCCGTCTTCTCAATCGCTCGTTCGAGGGCCGGTGCGACCTCGTCCGGGTCTTCGACGCGCTCGGCGTATCCGCCGAGGGCCTTCCCGACCTCGGAAAAGTTCCCGGAAAACGGTGTATCGTATGCCGCCATCTCGAAGTTGTTCAGGTGGATAGAGAGGATCGGGATGTCCTCCCTGACGGCCGTTTCGAAGTCCAGGCCGGTCATTCCGATCGCGCCATCTCCCATGAGGTTGATGCAGAGTTTCTCCGGATGGAGGAGCTTCGCGCCGATCGTCAGCCCGAGTCCGTAGCCGAGCTGTGTAGTCTTCCCCCAGCCGATGTACGAGAGCGGCTCGGTCGACTGCCAGAACGGCGCGAGGAAATCCCGCGGGTTCCCCGCATCGTGAGTGATAATCGCGTCCTCGGCGTCGACGACTTCGGTGAGTTCGTTGATGACCCGATACGGGTTGATCGGGACGTCGTCGGCGTTCAGCTTCGGCCGCCACTCGTTGAGCCATTCCTGTCTGACTGACTCGATCTCGTCAGTGACGTCGTCGAATCGGCCGCGGGAGTCGCCGTCGATACGCCTGTCGACTTCCTCGACCAGCGCCTCCAGAGTCAGTTTCGCATCCCCGATGAGCGAGTACTCGGACGTAACGTCCTTGTCGACGTCCGTCGGATCGAGCGTCGAGTGGATAATCGTCTTACCCTCCGGGACGGTGAGCCCGTACGCAGTGTCGGTGAAGCTGCAGCCGATCCCGAAGATTACGTCGGCCTCGTTGACAAAGTGCGCGAGCTGACCGGGCTCGCTCTTGCTGGCGGCACCGAGGGACAGCGGGTGCGTTTCCGGGAACGCGCTCTTCCCATTGAGGCTGGTCGCAACGGGCGCCTCGAGCGTTTCGGCGAGTTCGCGAAGCGGCTCCCACCCCTTCGCGTAGTGGACCCCCTGGCCAGCGAAAATCACCGGTCGATCGGCATCGAGGAGAACTTCGGCGATCTCTTCGACCCCGTCCAGATCCGGACCGGGACGGCTTGAGGAGGTCGGCTGGTAGTCGAGCTCGCCGGGGACGTCCTTGTAGAAGACGTCTTTCGGAACCTCGACGACAGCGGGACGCGGGCGGCCGTTTCGCGCCGCGCTAAACGCGCGCCGCATCGTCTCGCCGACGGCCTCGGGACTGGTGAGCTGCTCCGTGGATTTGCTCACCTGCTGATAATTGATCAGCGAATTGAACTTCGGATCGACGTCCGTCTTCGCTTCGTCGTATCCAGCGGGAATCGCGACCAGCGGTGCGGATTCGCCGTACGCCTGAGCGACTGCACCGATTGAGTTCTCGGTTCCAGGTCCGTGCTGGCACGCGAACGCGGCGATCCCCTCGCCGGAGGTCAGTCGTCCGATAGCGTCGGCCATATGGACCGCCGTTCGCTCCTGTCTCGTGATGATCGTGCGAATTCCCACCTCCTCGGCCGCTCCCGTGTCGAACAGCGGGTTGCTGGGAAATCCGAATAGATACTCTACGCCTTCTTCCTTCAGGATGTGCGCAATTGCTCGATTGACGTCCATGATACTAGTTTACGAATCACTTGCTCCATTTTCCGACTGCATTAATAAAACTTTCGTTGATCCTACATCTGGCTCGCTACGAAATTTCTGACAGCGATTCGTAGCGACAAGATCGGCAGAGATCCGACTTCGGATACTGCTATCCCGCAGTCGGCTGCGTTCAGTCGTCAACAGATCCGTTCGTAGCGCTCGATTCGGAAGTCACCCGGAGAAGACCCCCTTCTCACGGAATTCCTCCATTTCCGACTCGGTGTACCCGAGCGATTCGACGACCGCTTCGGTATCCTCGCCGAGGAGCGGTGGGGCGTCGTTGAACCCGTTCTCCGCGTGCTCGAAGTTCAACGGATGCTCCAAGATCGGAATCTCGCCGGCCGCCGGATGGGAAATCGTATCGATCACGTCCCTCGCTTCCACTTGCTCGTTCTCCAGCGCCTCGCTGACGTCGTAGACGGGCCCGACTGGCAGTCCGGCCTGGTCGGCGAGCAGTTCGACCCACTCCGCCGTCGGTCGCTGCGTAAACGTTTCGGACAGTTCTTCCTCGAGTTCGTCCATGTGCTCGACACGATCGGCGTTCGTCTCAAACCGCGGATCTGAGACCAGATCCTCTCGGTCGATCTCTCGACAGAGTTGCTTCCAGAGTTTCTGATTCGCACAGGCGACGTTCAGGTAGCCATCCGCGGTTGGGTAGCTCTGATACGGGGCGAGCACGGGATCTTTTGTGCCCATTCGCTCGGGTTCGTCACCGACGAACGCCTTCGCGGCCTGCTTCGTGAGCCACGGCAATGCCGCGTCCAACATTCCGAGTTCGACGCGCTCTCCGGTCCCGGTTCGTTCACGCCGGTAGAGGGCGGTCACGATACCGAACGCCGACCACATCGCCGTGATCAAGTCCGTCTGCGGAAGACCGACCTTAACGGGGTCGCCATCTTCCGGACCGGTGACGTTCATGATTCCACTCATACCCTGTATCAGCAAATCGTATCCGGGACGGTCGCTCCAGGGTCCAGTTTCGCCGAACGCCGAGATCGAGCAGTAGACAAGTTCGGGGTTCTCCTCCCGGAGTTCGTCGTACCCGAGACCGAGCCGTTCCGCGGTTCCTGGGCGGAAGTTCTCCACCAGCACGTCGGCTTCGGCGATCAACTCACGACATATTTCCAATCCCTCGTCCGATTTGAGGTCGAGTTCAACACTCCGTTTATCATAATTGACCGTCCAGAAATACGGCGATTCGCCGTTCGGAGATGCCGACGTTCCTGGGCCGTCGTAGTCGGAGACGTCGACAAACGGCGGTCCGGAGTGTCGGCTGTCGTCGCCGGCTTCCGGGCGTTCAACCTTGATTACCTCCGCGCCCTGATTCGCGAGCATCAACGTCGCGAATCCGCCCGTCACGAACGTCGTCAGGTCGACTACAGTAACGTCTTCGAGGATCGCACTATCGGCTCTCAATGCCATGCAGTGACAAAGTATGGAAAGACAGTATTAAATTTTGGTGCTAGTCAGTCTCCGTTTGGCGAGAGCACTAACAATGAGAGAACGATTCCAGCGCCGAGAAGTGCGAGTCCGCCGAGCGTTGCGAGAAGGACGGATTCGTTGGCGTACGTGAGTATCCATCCAGCGAGCGCCGCACCGGCCGCGCCGAATCCGAACATGCCGAGGTAGGCGTATCCGTACGACAGTCCGTGGATATCGGCTGCCGCGTACTCGGCGACCACGACTTGGTAGATCGGCGCGGTCGCGTACAGACTGAACCCCAACGCGGCGCAGACGAGCAGGAACGGAGCGAGCGCCCATCCGCTGAACGGGATAAAAACGAACGCGAGTATTCCAAGCGCCGATAGACAAGCGAGGAACGCGTACTCCGTCCGGACGTGATCAGTGACTCGACCGCCGACGTACTGGCCGAGAATGCCGATCATCAGTATGCCGGTGTACACGTACTGCGCGGGTTCGGCTTCCCGTCCGAAAATCACGTACGTTTCGAACTGTGGAAGCTCACCAATCATATCCGGAAGGAACGTCAGGAGCCCCCGGTAGTAGGTTCCGTAGAGCATGATCGCAAAGAACGTGAGGAGAAATCCCGTACTGAGCAGGAGTTTGGAGTCGGCGATCGTCGATTTGAGATTCTCGGTTTCCGATTCACCGCCGTCCGACGAGACTGCAGCGTTCTCGTCGAATTCAATCATGGTGGCAAACGCGACCACGCCGATCGCGGGGACGGTCAGTACGACGATCACGAACCGCCAGTCGAACAGGACCAACAGGAGGGCGGTGAGGAGCGGACCGAATGCAGTTCCGATGTTTCCGCCGACGCCGTGGTACGCGAACACGGTCCCTCGTTGTTCCGCTCCTCGACTGATCAGCGAGAGTCCGGCCGGATGGTAGATGCTCGCGGCGGCGCCCCAGACGATAATAGCTGCCATGAGAACAAAGACGTTCGGAGCCAGCGCGAGCGAAAAGAAGCCGAT is a window of Halopiger aswanensis DNA encoding:
- a CDS encoding universal stress protein, with product MTVIAAVDRSDAAPHVVSRARELGDAFGERIQVVHVLTRDEFVSLERTNVSQTGETIPTQDVIQIAEDIAAEAIDEADVDATPVGLMGNPADEIVSYAEDKGARYIVVAGRNRSPVGKALFGSVAQSILLNASIPVVSIRGE
- a CDS encoding thiamine pyrophosphate-requiring protein, yielding MDVNRAIAHILKEEGVEYLFGFPSNPLFDTGAAEEVGIRTIITRQERTAVHMADAIGRLTSGEGIAAFACQHGPGTENSIGAVAQAYGESAPLVAIPAGYDEAKTDVDPKFNSLINYQQVSKSTEQLTSPEAVGETMRRAFSAARNGRPRPAVVEVPKDVFYKDVPGELDYQPTSSSRPGPDLDGVEEIAEVLLDADRPVIFAGQGVHYAKGWEPLRELAETLEAPVATSLNGKSAFPETHPLSLGAASKSEPGQLAHFVNEADVIFGIGCSFTDTAYGLTVPEGKTIIHSTLDPTDVDKDVTSEYSLIGDAKLTLEALVEEVDRRIDGDSRGRFDDVTDEIESVRQEWLNEWRPKLNADDVPINPYRVINELTEVVDAEDAIITHDAGNPRDFLAPFWQSTEPLSYIGWGKTTQLGYGLGLTIGAKLLHPEKLCINLMGDGAIGMTGLDFETAVREDIPILSIHLNNFEMAAYDTPFSGNFSEVGKALGGYAERVEDPDEVAPALERAIEKTEEGTPALLEIITSKETELSRPDLEYQ
- a CDS encoding CaiB/BaiF CoA transferase family protein, with the protein product MTDGPLSGVSVVEMTGHRAGPFCGALLADMGADIVKIERPSVGDPARSQGIGPDGKSGYFMANNRNKRSVTLDLKSDAGREAALELLAESDVFIENFGYGVTDKLGIGYDDVRERNPEIVYASIKGYGETGPMKEKPGLDLILQAEGGIMSVTGPEDGEPVKVGQAIGDLTTGMFAAIGVLARLYERDRTDTDEFTGKFDVGLFDSIVTLMNEYLTEYSMDGSVPGPQGVTHQTLVPYQRFDTADGAIVTGVPSDDRWDDFVDLLGREELREYQTNDERREHSDTVVDIIQSELESESTEFWLERLTEYGFPCGPINDVSDVVEYNQTRARNLVVEHEDPDWGDCLLPGHPINFPEYKAANFEPAPRLGEHTDDVFEEVADDQTTLDRWTENGAFGD
- a CDS encoding enoyl-CoA hydratase/isomerase family protein, with protein sequence MVSYSAYESITLEIDDGIAKIEFHRPEVYNALNNEVMLDLQRAFDEIQLNRDIDAVVITGEGEDAFSAGADISQYAGPAEEHDPLQRDRQELFYEMYQKPYECHAPVIAKINGYCVGGGLIFAMYCDIRVAVEDAKFGVPTANIGQIPTGGSTWRAIELVGEAKAKELVYTAGMIDAAEAERIGLINHAVPRSELEETVNEIVSGIQNTGRKAVKNSKRALNIASRAKSLEEAREREAEIWWEQFATDERRELVDEFNEGEADD
- a CDS encoding MFS transporter, which encodes MDENDRSIAGFTMLAHGIFHTYELSIPLFIVIWLNVFDVSAFVLGVVVSVGYGLIGVGAIPSGVLSDSYGSRSLIVASVVGMGIGFFSLALAPNVFVLMAAIIVWGAAASIYHPAGLSLISRGAEQRGTVFAYHGVGGNIGTAFGPLLTALLLVLFDWRFVIVVLTVPAIGVVAFATMIEFDENAAVSSDGGESETENLKSTIADSKLLLSTGFLLTFFAIMLYGTYYRGLLTFLPDMIGELPQFETYVIFGREAEPAQYVYTGILMIGILGQYVGGRVTDHVRTEYAFLACLSALGILAFVFIPFSGWALAPFLLVCAALGFSLYATAPIYQVVVAEYAAADIHGLSYGYAYLGMFGFGAAGAALAGWILTYANESVLLATLGGLALLGAGIVLSLLVLSPNGD
- a CDS encoding CaiB/BaiF CoA transferase family protein codes for the protein MALRADSAILEDVTVVDLTTFVTGGFATLMLANQGAEVIKVERPEAGDDSRHSGPPFVDVSDYDGPGTSASPNGESPYFWTVNYDKRSVELDLKSDEGLEICRELIAEADVLVENFRPGTAERLGLGYDELREENPELVYCSISAFGETGPWSDRPGYDLLIQGMSGIMNVTGPEDGDPVKVGLPQTDLITAMWSAFGIVTALYRRERTGTGERVELGMLDAALPWLTKQAAKAFVGDEPERMGTKDPVLAPYQSYPTADGYLNVACANQKLWKQLCREIDREDLVSDPRFETNADRVEHMDELEEELSETFTQRPTAEWVELLADQAGLPVGPVYDVSEALENEQVEARDVIDTISHPAAGEIPILEHPLNFEHAENGFNDAPPLLGEDTEAVVESLGYTESEMEEFREKGVFSG